AAAACTCTTCTGTTATAGTACTGCATACTGTATGGTTATTTTTGgcaatttgtataaattattaaacatttactagtTTCAAAAAAAGtatcaactttaaaaattttaatgttaaaatgcaCAACAGGTTAAAGATACAAGAAGATCTTCTGAGAGGTCAAATGATTTGAAACTTGATTAGTGTCGATTTAAACATCtgagatataaatttaaacagttttaataaattaagtcctttttaaattaatttagccTGTCTGCTACTTGTAGTTAGCAGTAGTATGTGGTGTGCTTTCTATTATTAGACACTTTGGTGCTGCTATTTTCATGTTATGCCAATGTTTGTTGTTACCTTTCTAAACTaccaattaagtttttaaattttgctgctGCAAATCCagagaattttataaattcaaaccgTTATGTTAATTAAATCTAACATAAATAGTAGTTTGCTTCCAATAAGACAAACAATACCTAAATTCAAACCGTACTATTTTGAAAAACACAATACgaaaactaaaaagtgtaaaatttaaaatattttaaaattatttcaatctagtaaactatttttgtaaGTTCATGTTCACATTTCCAAACAGGccatatattgtataaatttgtcaactCTTAACTAGAACTAAGAAACAAGCATCCAGAAGGCTAGacctagttttattttattctaggtATTTTGAGTCCTAACACATTAACTTTTCATAATTAATCTTAACTGTACAAATTTAAGTGCCTTATTTACAAAGTGTGTTGACACAAACTTTTAGAATAAGGTTGTATCATGATGTACAATACTCATTGAATGAAGGagacaaattattgttatttgcaGTTCAGTATGTATGGACAGTTTTAAAAGCCATTAAACTAACATTACTGTAGTTTAATCGACTTAGATGTAAGTAtgcaattcttttaaatagcCACAATTAAAtgactgataaaataaaacaaatgaccataacaaaattaaaaccaatctatatatatatatatatatatatatatatatatatatatatatatatatatataaatgaatgtttgtgtgtttgttctttatagactcagaaactatttgactgatcattatgaaaatttgtatgtatatgtatttttccacgtagaaggtttatatgctatgtccattgatgtaactcaccaccaggaggcgctgcaaaatatatgttatcaaagcgcctgcacattgtaaactataattacgagatagttgtgtataataaccacacacaaTGTGAAGGCGCtgagtttttatggatatttgtctttcaaatgaatttgtttggccttatagcttgaatgttaagaccactttattattaagtacatgtacgtgtacaatggctataaacatacacttttggcagattttcttgatagtgtcaacaaggtaaactctacatcggcgttgacaatataattcacttgaaccagaagtgctcatacacgagcaaagcttacaaaaaacGTGCGAAGCCGCAGGGAACAGctagtacattatatatatttgacCAGAATATACTTTAACTTTTTagactaatctatttaaattttgctatgttgctatatatttaaacaatatgatactataaatattgaaatatatagctATATTTGCTACTGTTACAATATACTGCTACAAGTCTAAAATTTctacaaatgttaaataaatatctgAGATTTTTGAAGTAACAAATAGAACAATGTTTGTGAAAGaaagttatataacaataaaaagttagttatgaaattaaaaatagtaataaattatcaactaatgttttctacttatagattaaaaataaatttagaactaTTAAGCATAGATATGAAAAAGCTCAGGCTGTTGGGCTTACCTTCATAATTTACTTGACCATCACCGTCAATATCTGCTTCTCTGATCATTTCATCAACCTCTTCGTCTGTTAGTTTTTCACCGAGGTTGGTCATAACATGCCTTAACTCTGCCGCACTGATAAAACCATTACCGTCCTTATCAAACACTCGGAACGCTTCTCGAATTTCTTCTTCACTGTCCGTGTCTTTCATCTTTCGGGCCATCATTGTCAGGAACTCCGGGAAGTCAATTGTCCCGTTACCTAAAGAAAAATAAGGATTAATCAATCATTTAACAACAATAAAGAGTtagtatacaatttataatttaaagctatatttattccattatttacattttccatgctgcattaaaccttttttgtgtaattcattcACTGATCGTACCACTGACTTACACTCTCCAAAAATCAAATGTCCAACACAGTGAGATTAAACAAGTACTAATTAAGaaaaatgagattttaaataaaagaaattggaTGCGAGGAGTCATGTTATCTAGCATATGATTTTCACATTATTTAACACTGATAATATTGTTGGGATCAGCTGTTACAAAATACCCCATTCATTTTTTAACAACAGAGATTTTTTTAGTCCAATAATTGTAGGGTAGGTAAACTTGTAAGATTTTACAATCAGCtgtttaacaatgaataaatatgtacaaatatcaGGTGGTCAGTCAGGTTTATCAACCATTTGACTAATAGAACTTATCTTCAAACGACCATAtgaaaaatgggtttttattatttatttgatgacAACCACAAGGAAAGTACAACATATATATGGTAGTTTTTAAATCCCTAAACTatctactttcttttaattaagtaaataatgggttcttccatttacaaaaattGACACAAACCCTACACCCCTTGCTTgatcttaaaaattttttcattataatatttaaaaacaagaagaaatttcatgcagatttcatgtaaaaaactGTACAATGTACTAATAAGAGAATTGTGACAGTTTTAAGATTTTGACCAAgaacggttttttttaaaacagcgAGTGAACTAAACAATCAAATAACCCACATTGATTTGTTGTTTATTAAGCAcaactttcaaaaatgtataagtatGTCTACTTCAATCACCTTTCTAGATTACTTAAGAAATGAATATTCTCTAAACACTTAAATTATTGCTAACACTAACCTCACTCcctattcaatataattttatcaatttggGAAGCATTAAATAAGAAGAGACACATAACACATAACAAGACCTAAATTGTTCCTAACTGTTGAAACAAACTGCTTACGTGTTCAGATAAGGAGGGCTGATATTCTGTCCCAAGAACTCTTTTTTTCCTACAGTTCCCTTTCCCATAAACAATGAAGGTTAGATTATGAGTAAAAGTAACAATTACCAGTTGACTGATATATAGAAACGCTTTAGCATATGGTTCTCAGTCCCTAAAGcaacataaaaattatgataGCAAAGTGATGGTAGTCTGTGTCTGTTCTTATGGTATGCTATTTCAGATAAGAtggaaaatttctttttttttaataaagaaaatctgtataaaatcaaagtcagtattatatttttctcaGTGGAAGACATTTTCCCagaaaaacacacacaaaaatgtattttaggtTATACCTTCCTAAAACTGATCAAGTTGCTTGTAAAtcgaaaaaagtttaatttttaatttttcttttaaagctCCTATCTTACCTTAAAATTCTTACAGCTTTAAAACTTTGGACAATAGCTATGTAACATCTACAAGAAAAAAGTCTATTGAACTAACCGTCAGCATCAACTTCGTTGATCATGTCTTGAAGCTCAGCTTCTGTAGGATTTTGTCCTAACGATCTCATGACAGTTCCTAATTCCTTGGTTGTTATTGTGCCATCACCGTCCTTGTCGAACAAGGAAAACGCCTCCTTGAATTCAGCAATCTGTTCTTCAGTCAGCTGGTCAgcctataaaaaaaaacaatgttcagttttctatatataattttatatttatttttatgtcactATATTTGAATTAAGACTTCAAGGGTGTATTCATATACTATCTGCAAACTACCCTGGTCACATAATTATCACAATGATTGCATAGCGCTGTTGGTAttggaaatgttttaaagtattcttAGTTCTCACTCATAAATTCTCTATATGTGTCTTGATTGTGTTACAGAACTTTAATCATTAACATTAAAGCTACAGTTTTTGGCACCTAAA
The Homalodisca vitripennis isolate AUS2020 chromosome 4, UT_GWSS_2.1, whole genome shotgun sequence DNA segment above includes these coding regions:
- the LOC124360463 gene encoding calmodulin gives rise to the protein MADQLTEEQIAEFKEAFSLFDKDGDGTITTKELGTVMRSLGQNPTEAELQDMINEVDADGNGTIDFPEFLTMMARKMKDTDSEEEIREAFRVFDKDGNGFISAAELRHVMTNLGEKLTDEEVDEMIREADIDGDGQVNYEEFVTMMTSK